The nucleotide sequence CCTTTTGCCTATCAAGAATGTGATAACGTTTTTTTTGACTGCGCTCTTGATTTATTCATGCAGCTAAGATCAGGACATATCGGAAAATATATTTATGAATCCGCTAATTCTTCATATCAAAAATCGGATGAACACGTATGGCTTGATGTTGTAGAAAATAATAAAACGTACTACCTGCCAAGTCAGGACAATAATTTACTACATAAAGCGCATAAGGGTTTGGTTGACCTTGTTCCTGAAGGCACGCCCATTGTTGACTTTGGCGTCGGAGAGACATCTGCCTTCTATCAGAACATTCTCCCCATCTTAACGCACCTTGAAAGTGCTGATTATTATGGCATTGACTGCTGCCAAAGATATTTGGAGGCCATTAAAGAGATAGGCCCCAAACTAACAGACGCAAAGATTCATGCAATAAACGCTGATTTCTTCTCAGAGGAGATAGACATCGTAGCACCCCACCCATCACTGGGAATAATGCTATGCAGCACCATAGGAAATTTAGAAGGCACTATACGTGAAAAAACAATCGACACGAACCTTGTGCACGTTTTACGAATTTTATCCCGAACAACCAATCATGGTTGGATGCTTATGTCGGTTGATATGAGCCATGAAAAAGATGCGCTAATGGCTGGATACGTAACCCCAGCCGTTGAGAAATTTGTTCTCAACGTCTTTCATCGCGCGGCTAAAGAATTGCCTATGAAGGGGTTTGATCCATCGCTGTTTCGCTATACGCCTGAATGGATCCCCGAAAATCAGCTCTTCGCCCATATTGCCGAAGCGACGGAAACCCAAAACTTTCAGCTTGGGGACTATCAATTGCAAGTCCAAAAGGGGCAAAAGCTTCACCTGTTGAACTCTTATAAATTTTCCGCCCCCTTCTTTGAATCTTGCTGCGATAAAGCGAATCTGGATGTTCTTCAAGTTTGGGATCATGAAAGCCCGATGAAGCTTTATTTGCTTAAAGATCGCGCCAATACGCTATCGGCAACAACCGACGAACTCGTGTCCTCCGTCGCCTAGCCGCATCACGAACGCCCTACTCCGCCCCCTTGCCTCGTGCCACGCAAGGCAGGCCAGCAGCGGAGAGGGTTTTGCACAGGCGGCTAACATCGTCGGGACGCGCACAGCCCATCATGCGCACAGCAAAGCGCGGCGTGCCGCCCGGAGAGGCAACTTGCGGCAGCACCACGGGCTTCAAATCACTACCGGACTTGCCGCCAAACTGCGCACGCAGCTTTTGCGCCTGCGCCACAGCCATCCCTTCGGTTGCATAGGTTCCAACTTCCGCATAGGGCGCGGTGCTCACGGCCATTTCGGCACGCTGGCGGCGGTAATAATCCATGTTCGCCGCAACTTTCTCGGGCGACAAATCCATTTTGGCAACGCGCTGCGCGTCCGCCTCCATCCCCGATAGGCCATAGGCGAGCGCCAGATTTTGCCGCAACGCCGCCGTAGCAGACGGATTGTTGAGGACAGGCTCTAACGTCTGGATCGCTAGGTCATAGCGATGCGAGAGAACATAGGAATAAGCCAAATTGTTGAGTGTCGCGAGATTGTGCGAATCCTTATGCAGCACCTTTTCATACTGCGCCTGCGCCTTTTTATGCTCGCCCAAATGATCGAGCGCGACGCCAAGGCCGCTGCGCGCCTTAAGGTCATCGCTATCCTCATCCAACGCGGCCTCATACTGACGCTTGGCGGCTGCCGGATTGTCGAGCGAGAGCAACAGGCGACCATAGCTGCGGCGTAACTCTCCATCATTCGGATACGAGGCAACGCCGTCGCGGTACGTTTGCGCCGCCGCCGTCTTGTCGCCCCATTGCTCCAACACGCCCGCCAGCCCCTTAATCGCCGTCAGGTTCTTAGGGTCTTGGGCCAAGGCGCGACGATAAAAGTCGATAGCCGCACCGACCTCGCCCTTTTCACGCATCATATTGCCCAGCTTGGCCATGCCCGCGCCAGAGGAACTGATGTCCTTTTCGTCCACCGTGCTACAGGCGCAAAGCGGCAAAAAGGCAAGCAGGACAAGAAGGCGAAGAGCGCGTGATGACATGAAAGACCCCAAAGAATAAGGAGGCAAGGAAGACGACTCGCCCATTGTGCCACACTCATCGCGGGTGACAAGGGGATAAGCAAGGGGCGTTTACCGCCCGTGTATTAAAAAACCGTCATTCCGGCGACCTGTCGCGCCGAAGCTGCGAAGCAGCGTAGGGGGAAGGCCGGAATCCAGCGCCGAGTGTCCACGAGGCGTATGAGTCAGAACCATTGCGTTTTTATCACTTTTTTTTGAGTCACGTGCGCCACAGACGTGGCGCAGCTGGATCCCCGCCTTCGCGGGGATGACATAAGATTAAATGGTTACAAGAAGCCTATTGAAATTTAACGGGGGGCAAAAGCGTTTACCAATCCTTATCCTCTTTGCCCCTAAACTTCGGCCTTATGACGGAAAATGAAAGCAAAACAGCCCACCTGATGCAGGAACTCCCCCGCCAGATCGAGCGGATGCATCGCCGTTTTCTGGATGTGGTGAGGCTGGAGCTGGGTCGCGTGGGCGTACGGGACATCAGCCCCGTACAGGTTATGATGCTGGGCAGTATCGGGGCCGAGACCATCTCGGTACGCGATTTGATCGAGCGCGGTTATTAC is from Bdellovibrionales bacterium and encodes:
- a CDS encoding tetratricopeptide repeat protein; protein product: MSSRALRLLVLLAFLPLCACSTVDEKDISSSGAGMAKLGNMMREKGEVGAAIDFYRRALAQDPKNLTAIKGLAGVLEQWGDKTAAAQTYRDGVASYPNDGELRRSYGRLLLSLDNPAAAKRQYEAALDEDSDDLKARSGLGVALDHLGEHKKAQAQYEKVLHKDSHNLATLNNLAYSYVLSHRYDLAIQTLEPVLNNPSATAALRQNLALAYGLSGMEADAQRVAKMDLSPEKVAANMDYYRRQRAEMAVSTAPYAEVGTYATEGMAVAQAQKLRAQFGGKSGSDLKPVVLPQVASPGGTPRFAVRMMGCARPDDVSRLCKTLSAAGLPCVARGKGAE
- a CDS encoding L-histidine N(alpha)-methyltransferase, which gives rise to MTYNQANLSTIPFAYQECDNVFFDCALDLFMQLRSGHIGKYIYESANSSYQKSDEHVWLDVVENNKTYYLPSQDNNLLHKAHKGLVDLVPEGTPIVDFGVGETSAFYQNILPILTHLESADYYGIDCCQRYLEAIKEIGPKLTDAKIHAINADFFSEEIDIVAPHPSLGIMLCSTIGNLEGTIREKTIDTNLVHVLRILSRTTNHGWMLMSVDMSHEKDALMAGYVTPAVEKFVLNVFHRAAKELPMKGFDPSLFRYTPEWIPENQLFAHIAEATETQNFQLGDYQLQVQKGQKLHLLNSYKFSAPFFESCCDKANLDVLQVWDHESPMKLYLLKDRANTLSATTDELVSSVA